ACATCTATCTATGACCATACTCACCCTTTGTTGGGAATGGCTTCTTAAGGACAAATCTGAGGTCGCCAATGTTTTAAGGACTTTCACTATGATAGAAAACACAATTTGGTGTTTCATTTTGCACACTAAGAATTGATAATGGCAGGGAACATTTTCAAATAGTCTAAGCGAATTTCTGTTACAAAATGGTAAAGTTCATCAACCTTTGTAAGAGGCCACAAACCTagctgaaagaaaaaaaaatcataattttacaGAGGTGGATAGAGCTTTAATTCTTACTACTAAAATTCCTGAACATTTTTAGGAGGAAGCGATCTCGATGGCCTTATCCTTAATCATTCACAAACCATCTCGAGTTCTAGGTTTTCAAACACcaattcaaattttgaatgacGTCTTTCCATAGGGAAAGCTAACTCAGTCCTTACCTGTAAAAGTTTTTGAAAGCAAGCCTTTGTCCACGGTCATAATAAGCTAGAGCTGAAGCTATAAAATGtgtttctttttgtatattcTCCTACTCAAAAGGGCTGCAAACATTTTGTCCTATCACTAAACTTTATATCTCATTTGACGTTGCTTTCTTTGGAAATAAACCATTTTTTGCCATAACTTCTCTTCAGAGGGAGAATTTATTGGAAGATCAGTTTTGTGATTCTACTCTACCTTTAATTTTCCAAACTCACCTATTTAAAACCAAAATTCTACTCTGCTCCTGAATTCCAGCCCGTCTTCttctccaaataaaaccaCGATGCTGACAGAAAAACACAGGAAGAGCCAGATACCCTGAACTACGTGCCTATTGTAGAGATGGCAATCTGAACAGGATAGAGCAGCCTCATTAGTCCCACTTTGAAAAACTGGATCCTCCAACAAAGACTAAGACGCTGAGACTAGAAGGCAATCCAGACTTGACCTAAAttccaaatattttaatgatttggATATTCCAATAGTTTGGGGAAAAGAAGTAGATCATTTACACAACACTTCATTGCTCAGTATATTTCCTATCACTATCTATCTCCTCAATATTGTTCATTTGCTCTTAACCTCTCTAGtgtaaaaatcaaaagaatgtGCAGGACACTCCCAAAGTGGTGGAGAGTAGCTTTGGAAGAGATGAGGGCATTGGAGGAAACAAGACATAGAAATAGTGGAGCTTCCTCAAGGAAAAGTCCCATTGGCTGCAAATGAGTGCAAACTTAAATTACAAGATGGATGGGAAAATTAAATGACATAATTTGCAAAGAGATACACCCAGATGTATAGAATTGACTGCCAAGAAACTTGCTCCAATAGCCAAGAACAAAGTTAGAGTCATAATGCCGCAAATCAATCATAGCCTCTTCACCAGTTAAAAGTGAATAACACGTTTCTAAATGGGGAACTAGAAGAAGAAGCGTACATGACATTGCCATCGAGTTCTGAAGATAAGTATGGCAAGGGAAAAGTATGCAAACTGAAGTGGTCATTATATGGAATGAAGCAGCCACCTCATAGTTGGTTTGgtagattttgaaaatttgtCAAGGATTTTGGAATTAGTCAAAATCAAGCGGATGACTATGTTCAACAAGCACTCAACAAGCGAAAAACTTCCAATCCTAATAGTTTAAGCGGACAACATCAGCATGATTGGTGATAATAATGAAGAGATTGAAATGTTGAAAGTTCATCTTGGAAGGGTATTTGAGATAAAGCATTTCGGTGCTCTAAATATTTTCTAGGAATGGAAGTGGCTCAATCTAAAAATGGAATTGCTGTAACTTATACACTAGACTTGCTTATGGAGGTAGGGATGCTTGGTTATAAACCTGGAGATCTGCCCAATGATGCTAGTTTCAAGTTAGGGATATCCAGCAAAGGGAATTCAGTAGATAGAGGTATCAAGGTGATATGGAACTCGTATCACAAGGGTTAGTAGGGAATTTAATATATCTTTCCCATACTAGACATGATATAGCTTTCTCCATTAGTGTTGTCAGCCAACATATGCACTCACCAGTTGAAGAGGATATGGAGGCTGTATATAAGATTCTAAGTTACCTAAAATGGACTCCTAGGAAAGGTTTGTTTATTGGAGGGCAGTCCCTAAATATAAAGGCATTTACAAATACAGATTGGACTGCTGGTATCAATAACAGAAGGTCAACAGTGGGGTTTTGTACGTTTGTTGCTGGAATATCTTGGAGAAGCAAGAAGCAATCTGTAGTCTCAAGGAGCAGTGCCGAAGCTGAATTTCAGGCAGCAGCTCAGAGAATTTGTGAAATATTATAGTTGAAGAAATTAGTTGAGTTAGGAATGAAAGTTGAAGCTCCAATCAAGCTGTTCTGAGATAATAAGGCTGCAATCAGCATCTCACACAATCCTGTGCAACATGACAGGATTAAACATGTGGAGATAGATAGGCATTTTTATTAAAGAGAAGTTGGAAAATAGAACCATGGATATGTAGTATATTCCTACCAAAGATCAACTGGTAGATTTGTTCACTAAAGATTTTAAAGAAACAGGTATTTAAAGGTTCAATCAGTAAGCTTGGTTAGTTTGATATCTAAAAACTAGCTTGAGGTAGGGAATAATCATGTAAATATTAGCTATATCACAAGAATATTAGCTGAGATAATAGTAGTACAACTAGAAATATCCTATTTAAGATCCTGTATAGATATTCTAATTTAGAAGTTTCCTTATAATCTCTCTATTTACTCTCTTGTAAATTCCCTATATATCTAGGACTGTTATGTATAGAAAAGTTAAGAAGCAGAATATAACAGTATATCTATCATGTCTTCAATTTTTAAGGCCAAATGACTaaacaaaattcaataaaaaaaaaactgactAAAAATTATCCAGACCTTGGCgtgtttctttcatttttatccaatacttttaattttctcgATTTTAGCCAAATGCATGACATTAGGTAACAATTTAAGCCAATCTAGTTTGGGATGATGAATGTACATATAAACCCTACTTAgtcatatcaaaaaattatactcattatcatattaataaatgtaaaatgttatttttaatttttctcttaaaagaaGCTCAGTAAAAacaatatcttttattatcaACATGaacaataaaactaaaattccTTTTGCATAAATATCAATTTGTAGGCAGTATACGTACAATTAGCTTCTTTCTAATTCACTAAATTGGCCAATACTCAAATGGTTATCAATgtcataaattaaataaaaatgagaaaatcgaaagatttgtataaaattgaaaaaacacATAAAGGTTTGAAGCAATTTGGTTATTAGccctatttttattgaaaaaattcaTATTACGATATAAAAGGAAATAGTGTGCGACAGAAGAAAGTTGTCAGTAAATAGAAATAAGAACATAGAAACATGCAGAATGCCTAAATCGAAAGAAAATTCCACCAAATGCAATTACACAAGAGCTAAGAAACTCCAACAAAAAATGGGGAAAGAATGCGAAAATGGGTGGCTGGCGGAGAAGAGGAAGAGCATCACAACAAAGAAGCAATGAAGATTATCCTGGTTCATAGGAAATTATAACGGGCAACAACCTAAGAAGCGACCATTTTTTATGTATCAAAACAGAGCCAatcagaaataaaaaataagtttaggTATGTGATGTCACTTTCTGCCTTTATTCTTGGAATGCCATTAATTCCAACATCTTTTCCACAAACTTCAGTATGTCTCTCTTTGACCTGACACTAGCCCTACTACTACAGAGCCTCATTGATGCTTAAGGAATGTTGAATTTAATCTTACCATTTTCACAGCCTATAACCAATAGATTATGCAAAAATTTAGAATCCATTCAAAAGCTTCCATGAACCACTAATAGCTAGGCATACCATAAGGACATCTTTACTAGCGAGTGGCAAGAAATATATTTCTCTTCACACCAAGAATGTGTCTATCACTCGCTCCACTTTTAGCTTGTTATACCTTATTAAACCATGTGGAAGATTACCAGATAAGGTATTTATCTCATCTTCATAAACTGCAATGCTGTTAGGTTATTTCTTTCCACTAGGCATTATTAAGCCTAAGTAACTCTTCTAAACACAAATAGTAACATGAATTATGCGTCATTGTGATCTGTACATTTGTTCCACTATAACAAAGCATCTTTACAAAAGATGACCGCTCagacaaagaaaaaatgaatttctatatatatatatataccaatttctatttctattctaataatctaataaaatagaaaataatctaataaatagaTTAGAAATAGATTacataaagtaaataaattaagtgaaATCTCAAAGAATCTCATGATTTAgtatattattcatcaaacacatatatattcatttcaTTCGCGAGGAGCTGGATGAGAAGAAACTCTCATGTCCGGTTCTGTAGTAGAGATGGAATTGAGAAACAACTATCAACTATAACCCGAAAAGAACCCGATTCGGTAAACAACATAGAGGAAGAATGAAAGGAATAGCTTTTCAAGGTAATCATATTTGCAATGTTGTGTTTCAATATTGAAATTTGGACTTTGGATTTGAATTTGCAACAAATCTCTTGTTTTGGCAACCACATGGATTTGTATTAGTGAGGGtttcaaataaattcataccaAGTTTGAAAGACCAATTAATGAGGATTTAAAATAATCTCTAACCATATATTATTTGAAATCCTTGTATTTGAAATAATAGAAGTTCAAATCAAATGCATGAAGCCAAATTTATTCACAGTTACATAGCAATATATTCATAAGAAATTTGTATATAAGTTCTCAAAATGAacaagtagaagaagaaaaagaagagtgaTCGTTCTTACTTTTCGATCTCTAATCATTACAGCATTATCATCTCTGCTTCTGTCCCTATACGAGGACCAAAATaaaaacgaaaaaaaaaaaaatcagaaccACGATTGCATAAGCAAATATACTTGTAGAGAAAAGTGAAAGTATGACATAAATTTGCGTACAAGCTACCTTGTGTTTTTATAGCCATTAGAATCAGAAACTGGCAATGAAGATGAAGCAGCCTAAACAAAGAGataacaaacaaacaaaaaggtTAGAATATAAACAAGGTAAAAAGGGACAAAACCAGCAGAAGCAGCATTCATAGGTTGCAAGCAAAACCTTGAGGGGGCCAGTAACAGGAATTCCCTTAATCGGAGGCAAAGGCGTGTAGTGTTGGTGATGCTGTAAGTGAGTAGGATGCTGTCTCATCAAGTGATATGCAGGATGATGATgctgaagatgatgatgatgatgatgggtCGATCCAGGAGAGCCAATTACAGGTCTATAACTAACTCCAACAGCACGTGGATGGGACGCGCCTGGGTTAAAATTTGGGTTATTAGCGGTCTGATCTGAAGGACGTACCATGAAGCCGCGCCCAGATGAAGCAACTGGGTAAATTATCCCTTGTTGTTGCTGCTGAGACGACGTCGGatttgaattttgtgattGCGATCTAATTGGAATGGTTTGCGACGGATACAAGTGGTAAATTGGGAATGTAGTAGAAGAAGGTTGAGGTGTTTGAGGTCTTGCTGGAGATTTAGTAGCTTTTGTTGCGGTAGTGAAGGGCCGAGCGGTGGTGGTAGTGGTGgtggttgttgttgttgttggaAGATTAGAGGCGGCGGAGGCCATTTGAGTTATCGGTGGTGTGGTGGTGGTTGTGGTGATGGTGGCGGGGAATTCTTTTGGTTTACCTGGGAGTttgttttgaaattgaaaggCAGGAAGTTGTTTTTTTGacgcttttttttttcttattattctttttgaatttcagtgaaatttttgaattaactTAAAGAAACCACGTGAGAAGCGCACGTGTCGAATGTATTTGCACAAAATCTGTTGCTTTTTCCCAGATCCGCATTGTGATATCCCGCACTCGTCTATGtactagttttatttttaaaataacggtaaaattgttttattataataaatttcaaaattaactaatttattaatttaattataaaattaaattaataaatacaaattacttcaatatttaatattaattaataatattttaaaataataataaattaatttttttaattttttttaattttatcagtataataatagaaaaatatcctaaaaat
The nucleotide sequence above comes from Ricinus communis isolate WT05 ecotype wild-type chromosome 6, ASM1957865v1, whole genome shotgun sequence. Encoded proteins:
- the LOC8289296 gene encoding uncharacterized protein LOC8289296 isoform X2, which translates into the protein MASAASNLPTTTTTTTTTTTARPFTTATKATKSPARPQTPQPSSTTFPIYHLYPSQTIPIRSQSQNSNPTSSQQQQQGIIYPVASSGRGFMVRPSDQTANNPNFNPGASHPRAVGVSYRPVIGSPGSTHHHHHHLQHHHPAYHLMRQHPTHLQHHQHYTPLPPIKGIPVTGPLKAASSSLPVSDSNGYKNTRDRSRDDNAVMIRDRKVKISDGASLYALCRSWLRNGFLEENQAHYGDFVKVLPRPLPESDVDVHSPRKEGEKEVEEYEEDVECIDNLSAQDLFRIHVKRAKRVRARLRERRLKRIARYKTRKSAKGGSEKK
- the LOC8289296 gene encoding uncharacterized protein LOC8289296 isoform X1, coding for MASAASNLPTTTTTTTTTTTARPFTTATKATKSPARPQTPQPSSTTFPIYHLYPSQTIPIRSQSQNSNPTSSQQQQQGIIYPVASSGRGFMVRPSDQTANNPNFNPGASHPRAVGVSYRPVIGSPGSTHHHHHHLQHHHPAYHLMRQHPTHLQHHQHYTPLPPIKGIPVTGPLKAASSSLPVSDSNGYKNTRDRSRDDNAVMIRDRKVKISDGASLYALCRSWLRNGFLEENQAHYGDFVKVLPRPLPESDVDVHSPRKEGEKEVEEYEEDVECIDNLSAQDLFRIHVKRAKRVRARLRERRLKRIARYKTRLAMLLPPQVEQFRNDSAAGN
- the LOC8289296 gene encoding polyadenylate-binding protein 1-B isoform X3, whose product is MASAASNLPTTTTTTTTTTTARPFTTATKATKSPARPQTPQPSSTTFPIYHLYPSQTIPIRSQSQNSNPTSSQQQQQGIIYPVASSGRGFMVRPSDQTANNPNFNPGASHPRAVGVSYRPVIGSPGSTHHHHHHLQHHHPAYHLMRQHPTHLQHHQHYTPLPPIKGIPVTGPLKAASSSLPVSDSNGYKNTRDRSRDDNAVMIRDRKAHYGDFVKVLPRPLPESDVDVHSPRKEGEKEVEEYEEDVECIDNLSAQDLFRIHVKRAKRVRARLRERRLKRIARYKTRLAMLLPPQVEQFRNDSAAGN